Proteins encoded within one genomic window of bacterium:
- a CDS encoding CapA family protein, which yields MLRLILLGDVMLGRLVNRQVAATSPLYPWGDTLPVLRAADAVVLNLECVLADRGEPWPEKAFTFRADSRTVAVLTGAGVTAVSLANNHSLDFGRDALEDCIATLGRHQIQPAGAGRSADSVWRPATFSAAGVRVAVLAVTDNMPEWEAHADAPGVCYVPLVSTDPRFNQLLNAIEEVRAYHDLVVVSAHWGPNWGYTPPPDHVEAAHRFVDRGADVVFGHSPHVFRGVALHRGKPILFSCGDYVDDYAVDDVERNDESFVWRVEVEDRRLYRLTLIPTVIRACQAGLAQGADRARIVQRMRGLCAALRTETAETPEGIMIGIGG from the coding sequence GTGCTGAGGCTCATTCTGCTCGGCGACGTGATGCTGGGGCGGCTTGTCAACCGACAGGTGGCCGCCACGTCGCCCCTGTATCCGTGGGGAGATACCCTGCCTGTGCTGCGAGCCGCGGATGCGGTGGTCCTCAATCTGGAGTGCGTGCTTGCGGACCGCGGCGAGCCCTGGCCTGAAAAGGCGTTCACATTTCGTGCCGATTCCAGGACCGTTGCCGTCCTCACCGGGGCCGGCGTGACGGCTGTCTCTTTGGCCAACAACCACTCGCTCGATTTCGGGCGCGATGCCCTCGAGGACTGCATCGCCACGCTGGGGCGGCACCAGATCCAGCCAGCAGGGGCGGGGAGGTCTGCGGACTCGGTCTGGCGGCCCGCGACATTCTCTGCCGCCGGCGTTCGCGTAGCCGTTCTGGCCGTTACCGATAACATGCCGGAGTGGGAGGCCCATGCCGACGCCCCGGGCGTCTGTTACGTGCCGCTGGTCTCGACCGACCCGCGATTCAACCAGCTGTTGAATGCGATTGAAGAAGTGCGGGCGTACCATGACCTCGTCGTCGTGTCCGCCCACTGGGGTCCGAACTGGGGATATACACCGCCGCCGGACCACGTGGAAGCCGCCCACCGGTTTGTCGACCGGGGAGCCGATGTCGTGTTCGGCCACAGTCCGCATGTCTTTCGCGGAGTGGCGCTCCATCGAGGCAAGCCGATTCTGTTCAGTTGCGGAGACTACGTCGATGATTATGCGGTCGACGACGTCGAGCGGAACGACGAGTCGTTCGTCTGGCGCGTAGAGGTCGAGGATCGCAGGTTGTATCGCCTCACATTGATCCCGACCGTGATCCGGGCGTGTCAGGCCGGGCTCGCGCAGGGGGCGGATCGGGCGCGGATCGTTCAGCGGATGCGCGGCCTATGTGCCGCTCTGCGAACTGAGACGGCCGAGACGCCGGAGGGCATCATGATCGGCATCGGCGGATGA
- a CDS encoding F0F1 ATP synthase subunit gamma, translated as MENLETLRAHRQGIQRLVPILEAVRSVAEIAWRRAERGALPLRRYSTQVRDMFERVLLSLDEAQREAFLGGRSASSPIALLLVTAERGLVGPFNKRLVAYGLEYARTLAGEGRTVRYLCLGTRGIRLLAGAGAPLLYSRSLPSLAIPAYVDVQEMALDLVGLVEQGAFGRLLVVHNAPVQRFQYAPTTRLLLPPDVRSDTSSRPRVVVKPATDTPTLLTHLLTEHLLVGLYQAVLESAISEQLARIYTMRLAVDNAGKLVDRLTLAYNRARRNTITNALLEVVSAYEMMARGEQPRS; from the coding sequence ATGGAGAACCTCGAGACACTCCGAGCGCACCGCCAAGGCATTCAGCGTCTGGTGCCGATCCTGGAAGCTGTTCGGTCCGTCGCCGAGATCGCGTGGCGCCGAGCCGAACGCGGCGCGCTCCCGTTGCGCCGCTACAGCACCCAGGTGCGAGATATGTTTGAACGCGTGCTGCTATCGTTGGACGAGGCGCAGCGTGAGGCGTTTCTCGGCGGCCGCTCGGCGTCGTCACCGATCGCCCTGCTCCTCGTCACGGCGGAGCGCGGGCTGGTTGGCCCCTTCAACAAGCGGCTCGTGGCCTACGGGCTGGAGTACGCGCGAACGCTCGCGGGAGAAGGGCGGACCGTGCGTTACCTCTGCCTGGGGACACGCGGGATCCGGCTGCTTGCGGGGGCGGGAGCGCCGCTACTCTACAGCCGGTCCCTCCCCTCCCTGGCCATTCCGGCCTACGTCGATGTACAGGAGATGGCCTTGGACCTCGTCGGCCTGGTGGAGCAGGGCGCGTTCGGACGCTTGCTCGTCGTGCACAACGCCCCGGTGCAGCGGTTCCAGTACGCGCCGACGACTCGGCTGCTCCTTCCCCCGGACGTCCGAAGCGACACCTCGTCCCGCCCGAGGGTCGTCGTCAAGCCGGCCACGGACACGCCGACGCTCCTCACGCACCTGCTGACCGAGCACCTGCTTGTCGGCCTGTACCAGGCGGTGCTGGAATCAGCGATCAGCGAGCAACTGGCGAGGATCTACACGATGCGGCTCGCCGTGGACAACGCCGGCAAGCTCGTCGATCGCCTCACACTCGCCTACAACCGCGCGCGACGAAACACGATCACGAACGCGCTGCTCGAGGTCGTGAGCGCCTATGAGATGATGGCGCGAGGCGAACAGCCGCGTTCGTAG
- a CDS encoding DUF779 domain-containing protein, whose product MPARVVISPKAAALVRRLQEQYGPLMFHQSGGCCDGSAPMCFRRDQFRVGAGDVLLGVVEACPFYIGGAQFETWAHTQLIIDIGPAGGDSFSLEIPEGVRFVTRSRVFTGAEAADLDTAGPPPRGPDALNVAEAHPR is encoded by the coding sequence ATGCCTGCCCGTGTCGTCATCAGCCCGAAGGCCGCGGCACTGGTCCGCCGCCTCCAGGAGCAGTACGGCCCGCTCATGTTCCACCAATCCGGCGGGTGTTGCGATGGCAGCGCGCCCATGTGCTTCCGCCGTGACCAGTTCCGCGTGGGCGCCGGCGACGTCCTGCTCGGCGTCGTTGAGGCGTGCCCCTTCTACATCGGCGGAGCCCAGTTCGAGACCTGGGCGCACACACAACTGATCATCGATATCGGACCGGCCGGCGGCGACAGCTTCTCACTGGAAATCCCGGAAGGCGTGCGCTTCGTCACCCGTTCTCGGGTCTTCACGGGCGCGGAGGCGGCGGACCTCGACACCGCCGGTCCCCCGCCCCGCGGGCCTGACGCGCTGAACGTCGCGGAGGCGCACCCCCGCTGA